The Pirellulales bacterium genome includes a region encoding these proteins:
- a CDS encoding non-canonical purine NTP pyrophosphatase yields the protein MIAKPILVLGTSNRKKGAELVDLLAPLGIELKTLADFPPGPEVVEDGDTFAANAAIKAVAQARRLGHWCLGEDSGLGVDALDGAPGVYSARFAGPEATDEENNRLLLERLADRPLERRTAYYVCHAVVADPQGNLRAQSEARCHGRIRFEPIGSAGFGYDPLFEIVEYHRTFAELGEMVKARLSHRARAIEQLYPQLARLLAQNAW from the coding sequence ATGATCGCCAAACCCATCCTCGTGCTCGGCACGAGCAATCGGAAGAAGGGCGCCGAGCTGGTCGACCTGCTCGCGCCGCTGGGAATCGAGCTCAAGACGCTGGCCGATTTCCCCCCCGGGCCCGAGGTGGTCGAAGATGGCGATACGTTCGCTGCGAACGCCGCCATCAAGGCCGTCGCCCAGGCGCGGCGGCTCGGCCACTGGTGCCTGGGCGAGGACAGCGGACTGGGAGTCGACGCGCTGGATGGCGCGCCGGGCGTCTACTCGGCCCGCTTCGCCGGACCCGAGGCGACCGACGAGGAGAACAATCGTTTGCTGCTCGAGCGTCTGGCCGATAGGCCGCTCGAGCGCCGCACGGCGTATTACGTGTGTCACGCCGTGGTGGCCGATCCGCAGGGAAATCTGCGTGCTCAGAGCGAGGCACGCTGTCACGGTCGCATCCGTTTCGAGCCGATAGGCTCTGCCGGCTTCGGCTACGATCCCCTCTTCGAAATCGTCGAATACCATCGAACGTTCGCTGAACTGGGCGAAATGGTGAAGGCCCGGCTGAGCCACCGAGCGCGGGCCATCGAGCAGCTCTATCCGCAATTGGCCCGGCTGTTGGCCCAAAACGCCTGGTAA